DNA from Lentibacillus amyloliquefaciens:
GGTCGCTTTACAGCGTGCTGGGGGTCCCGACTATGCGATTGATTTTTCGCCAGTTTCTTCACAAACCGTTGTTCAAAAAGGGGAGCGTCAACTCCCTGACAAATTTTTAAATGATCTGAACGCCTACAACGAATGGCTGCGTCCGTTAGTCGGAGAAAGGCTGCCCGTTTATCCGCCACCATTGCAAGGGAGACAGAACAATGGACACATACGAATTGGATCACAGCAAAAATGAAGCATTATATCTGCAAATAAAAGATATTCTCGTCAGGCGCATTCAAGAGGGTGTGTGGGCGGAGTACTCACTCATCCCTACCGAGCGAGAATTGATGAAAGAATTTAATGTGAGCAGATCAACCGTGAGGCAGGCGATTTCAATCCTGGTCCAAACCGGGTTGCTGGAAAAAACCCAAGGGCGCGGCACGATTGTTAAACCTCAAAAACTCGTAGGCCGCCTGGGGAGATTAAAAGGATTTGCCGAGGAAGTGGCCGAAAAGGGACAAGACCCCCAGTCGAAACTTATAAGAGCAGGCTTCAAAAACCAACTTTTTACCGAAAAAGCGATGCTTGATGTTAATGAAAATGAATCGATTCTGCTCGTTGAACGCATACGGCTTGCAGATGAGACGCCCAT
Protein-coding regions in this window:
- a CDS encoding GntR family transcriptional regulator; this encodes MDTYELDHSKNEALYLQIKDILVRRIQEGVWAEYSLIPTERELMKEFNVSRSTVRQAISILVQTGLLEKTQGRGTIVKPQKLVGRLGRLKGFAEEVAEKGQDPQSKLIRAGFKNQLFTEKAMLDVNENESILLVERIRLADETPIALERTCWPHDIGTILMQYDLNAARYYDILENHNIYLNKAHEKIAAINATQDEADLLGIRPGEALLEMNRLSFGMDNHPIEYTKTKYRSDQYHYDIELNR